A region of Kribbella sp. NBC_01245 DNA encodes the following proteins:
- a CDS encoding S8 family serine peptidase — protein MPRAYRIASVVLAGVILLPHLTNTADLPPASAAVLDEVSRPAPPKDGTRVTLITGDRVLLTSRPGALDQVLFEPGPGSSSTSAVITRTGGHTVVIPSAAMSEVASGKLDRDLFDVTTLIAEGRDDARSPGVPVIIEYDGPSYSSLQPGSLQPALGELLPGITTTRVLTSVGARAATVQKASARTFWLGLASSRTGVKRITLDRKVSVALDKTVPQIGAPAAWKRGFTGKGVKVAVLDTGIDSTHPDFAGRLAEVRNFSSAETGTDNVGHGTHVAGILAGSGAASNGKYRGVAPEASLLIGKVLDDEGSGSESAIIAGMEWAVARGAKVVNLSLASADPSDGTDPMSQAINRLSRKHDTLFIVAAGNCFEDGTSQTPGPAAADEAVAVGNLQINGASNDSSCSGPRTSDGVIKPEISAPGTGVVAPRAAGTSEGTPVNERYTSLTGTSMAAPHVAGAAVLLAQANPSWRGRQLKARLLSTSDPQRGSGIIRQGAGRVDADQATTPSVSVDSGELLLGMVHWPYPASDSVQRTLVYRNPGATPVTLRLKADLGAKLSQAALVIPARGVAKLTMTVDRRKLGIGSHSGRVTATPVAGGDPLVTLFGWYNEPERYDLNMRGYNLDGSPATSDLAVDGGSAPSSVRMENGKAVLRVPPGRYDVAGVFGRDATDTRVEDFALASTEVLVQRATTVVLDARKAVPVDAVVAKQPGLAARERGMTYLRGNSWAVGALTIGTHRRFFATPTPRRTGRTEFSTGVRWEVPPYRAVRSDGGALPVTDYFFGPRFTGTKDLRVGAFKGGLAVVARTRAKTVGEQALAAEKAGAAAVLFYDPARPGIDADGPFFSPEGARIPVLRTSRAAARDLLAATHLQAVTVRITGTAATPYVYDLVVPWAGRIPSDASEVVRARDLARLDETFGSHTDGVMHSETRSGLTPAGTSYGSWLMPAFVAPHRRTSFLSGNSTRWSDYLVVNNSGTGDPFGLRSVDRTYRAGVRSLARWVVPVATSGLPAGGEGPARVVRRGTSLLVALSPFGHGPSQYAEPFDGSGQYDLKVWRDDAPVGEVASAFMDFDVPAGPGNYRIDLDARRDLPWWRYSTRIVSSWSFRSTSAATEMLPLLVADLDLPQAGPLSAVAAGRPVRITLGLRHQTGAAASRITSARLQLSYDGSVWQTLPLKAYAPGRYVATVVHPAAKAGVAPSLRVEASDAAGGSLRQEITKAYSLQQ, from the coding sequence TTGCCGCGCGCTTACCGGATCGCGTCCGTCGTACTGGCGGGCGTGATTCTGCTGCCCCATCTCACCAACACCGCAGATCTTCCGCCCGCATCCGCAGCCGTTCTGGACGAGGTGAGCAGACCGGCGCCGCCGAAGGACGGCACCCGGGTCACGCTGATCACCGGCGACCGGGTGCTGCTGACGAGTCGCCCGGGCGCGCTGGACCAAGTGCTGTTCGAACCTGGTCCGGGCAGTTCGTCCACGTCGGCCGTGATCACCCGGACCGGCGGCCATACCGTCGTGATCCCGTCGGCCGCAATGTCGGAGGTGGCATCCGGCAAGCTCGACCGGGACCTGTTCGACGTCACCACGTTGATCGCCGAAGGTCGCGACGACGCGCGCTCACCCGGCGTACCGGTGATCATCGAGTACGACGGCCCGTCGTACTCCTCGTTGCAACCGGGCTCGTTGCAACCGGCTCTGGGCGAGCTCCTTCCCGGCATTACGACGACGCGGGTGCTGACGAGCGTCGGCGCGCGGGCCGCCACGGTGCAGAAGGCGTCAGCCCGTACGTTCTGGCTCGGCCTGGCCTCATCGCGTACCGGCGTCAAGCGGATCACCCTGGACCGCAAGGTGTCGGTGGCGCTGGACAAGACCGTGCCGCAGATCGGCGCCCCGGCCGCCTGGAAGCGCGGCTTCACCGGCAAGGGCGTGAAGGTCGCCGTCCTCGACACCGGGATCGACTCGACGCACCCGGACTTCGCGGGCCGCCTGGCCGAGGTGCGGAACTTCTCCAGCGCGGAGACCGGCACCGACAATGTCGGTCACGGCACGCATGTCGCCGGCATCCTCGCGGGCAGCGGCGCGGCCTCCAACGGCAAGTACCGCGGCGTCGCGCCGGAGGCCTCGCTGCTGATCGGCAAGGTGCTCGACGACGAGGGTTCGGGCAGCGAGTCGGCCATCATCGCGGGTATGGAGTGGGCCGTCGCGCGCGGCGCCAAGGTGGTGAACCTCAGTCTGGCCAGTGCCGATCCGAGCGACGGCACCGACCCGATGTCGCAGGCGATCAACCGGCTCAGCCGCAAACACGACACGCTCTTTATCGTTGCTGCGGGCAACTGTTTCGAGGACGGCACCAGTCAGACGCCAGGCCCGGCCGCCGCCGACGAAGCCGTTGCTGTCGGCAACCTTCAGATCAACGGCGCGAGCAACGACTCGTCCTGTAGCGGCCCGCGGACGAGTGACGGCGTGATCAAGCCCGAGATCTCGGCCCCCGGCACCGGCGTGGTCGCACCGCGGGCGGCGGGCACGAGCGAGGGCACACCGGTCAACGAGCGCTACACCAGCCTCACCGGTACGTCGATGGCCGCGCCGCATGTGGCGGGCGCGGCCGTTCTACTCGCGCAGGCGAACCCGTCCTGGCGCGGTCGCCAGCTGAAGGCCCGGCTGCTGTCCACGTCGGACCCGCAGCGCGGCAGCGGCATCATCCGCCAGGGCGCGGGCCGGGTCGACGCCGACCAGGCCACCACCCCGAGTGTCTCGGTCGACAGTGGCGAACTGCTGCTCGGCATGGTCCATTGGCCTTATCCAGCAAGCGATTCGGTCCAGCGCACGCTGGTCTACCGCAACCCGGGCGCCACTCCGGTCACGCTCCGACTGAAGGCCGATCTCGGGGCCAAGCTGTCCCAGGCAGCGCTCGTGATCCCGGCCCGCGGCGTAGCCAAGCTGACGATGACGGTCGACCGGCGCAAGCTCGGCATCGGCTCGCACAGCGGACGCGTCACCGCCACCCCGGTCGCCGGTGGCGATCCGCTGGTCACCTTGTTCGGCTGGTACAACGAGCCCGAGCGGTATGACCTGAACATGCGCGGCTACAACCTCGACGGCAGTCCGGCGACCTCCGATCTCGCGGTCGATGGGGGCTCGGCGCCTTCCAGCGTGCGGATGGAGAACGGCAAGGCGGTGCTGCGGGTACCACCCGGGCGGTACGACGTGGCCGGCGTCTTCGGCCGGGATGCGACCGACACCCGGGTGGAGGATTTCGCCCTGGCCTCGACCGAGGTGCTGGTCCAGCGTGCGACCACAGTGGTTTTGGATGCACGCAAGGCCGTCCCGGTTGACGCCGTGGTCGCGAAGCAGCCGGGTCTGGCCGCGCGCGAACGCGGAATGACCTATCTGCGCGGGAATTCCTGGGCGGTCGGCGCCCTCACGATCGGCACGCACCGGCGGTTCTTCGCGACGCCCACCCCACGTCGTACCGGCCGGACCGAGTTCAGCACGGGCGTGCGCTGGGAAGTGCCGCCGTACCGGGCCGTTCGGTCGGATGGTGGCGCGCTGCCGGTGACGGACTACTTCTTCGGGCCGCGTTTCACCGGGACCAAGGACCTTCGCGTGGGCGCTTTCAAGGGCGGGCTGGCGGTGGTTGCCCGGACGCGCGCGAAGACCGTTGGCGAGCAGGCGCTTGCCGCTGAGAAGGCTGGCGCGGCTGCGGTGCTGTTCTACGATCCGGCCCGGCCGGGGATCGACGCCGACGGCCCGTTCTTCTCGCCGGAAGGCGCTCGCATCCCGGTGTTGCGGACCAGTCGGGCCGCCGCGCGGGATCTGCTCGCGGCGACGCACCTGCAGGCGGTCACGGTTCGCATCACCGGCACGGCCGCGACGCCGTACGTCTATGACCTGGTGGTGCCGTGGGCCGGGCGCATCCCGTCGGACGCGTCCGAGGTGGTCCGGGCTCGCGATCTGGCCCGGCTGGACGAGACGTTCGGGAGTCATACGGATGGCGTGATGCACTCGGAGACGCGGAGCGGTTTGACGCCGGCCGGTACGTCGTACGGGAGCTGGCTGATGCCCGCATTCGTCGCGCCCCACCGGCGTACGTCATTCCTGTCGGGCAACTCGACCCGGTGGAGCGACTACCTGGTGGTGAACAACAGCGGCACGGGCGATCCGTTCGGCTTGCGCTCGGTCGATCGGACTTACCGCGCGGGTGTGCGGTCCCTGGCGCGCTGGGTGGTGCCGGTCGCGACCAGCGGTCTGCCCGCGGGTGGCGAAGGCCCGGCGCGGGTGGTGCGGCGCGGGACGTCGCTGCTGGTCGCGTTGAGCCCGTTCGGGCACGGCCCTTCGCAGTACGCCGAGCCGTTCGACGGCAGCGGCCAGTACGACCTGAAGGTCTGGCGCGACGATGCCCCGGTGGGCGAGGTCGCGTCGGCCTTCATGGACTTCGACGTACCGGCCGGGCCGGGGAACTATCGGATCGACCTGGACGCGCGCCGCGACCTGCCCTGGTGGCGATACTCGACTCGCATCGTCTCCAGCTGGTCGTTCCGCTCGACATCAGCCGCGACCGAGATGCTGCCGCTGCTGGTGGCAGACCTCGACCTTCCGCAGGCCGGTCCGCTCAGCGCGGTCGCGGCCGGACGACCGGTTCGCATCACCCTCGGCCTTCGGCATCAGACGGGCGCTGCCGCGAGCCGGATCACGTCGGCGCGGTTGCAGCTCTCGTACGACGGCTCCGTCTGGCAAACCCTGCCGCTGAAGGCCTACGCGCCCGGCCGGTACGTCGCGACCGTCGTACATCCGGCGGCCAAAGCCGGCGTGGCGCCGAGCCTGCGGGTCGAGGCGTCCGACGCGGCCGGTGGCAGTTTGCGTCAAGAGATCACCAAGGCGTACTCCCTGCAGCAGTGA
- a CDS encoding S8 family peptidase has product MQPKWIVPLAGLALFVGSTPTPASAVPGQPAGSKSYKLTLITGDLVQVTTRPGMPERITFIPTAGSSSDAASITRSGGHTFVTPAAAVKDVASGKLDRTLFDVTTLIAEQRDDAHSKTLPVIIRYAGSRASAVGRAKQAAIPGAAKTRVLTSIGARAASVRKTTTFWESVTPDGRVASTIQRVSLDRRVTASIDQSVAQIGAPAAWQRGLTGKGVKVAVLDTGLDATHPDLADRIVASQNFSESADTVDRVGHGTHVASTVAGTGAASNGKYRGVAPDAELLNGKVLDDDGFGSFAGIIAGMEWAVAQGADVVNLSLGSQEPSDGTDDLSQAVNRLSTDTLFVVAAGNCFFPAPGSISSPAAADQALAVGNMQRDGGLNPGSCRGPRKGDHALKPEISAPGTGIVAARAAEGTIGNPVDEHYTTLSGTSMATPHVAGTAALIAQAHPDWKADKLRARLISTADPQDGSSVTEQGAGRVDADQASTSDVTVDAGELELGVLAWPYPAKDLVTRELTYTNPGDAPITLQLAVSTNPAAAAPTLSASQVVVPAKGEAKVTVTADRAANGPGEVSGRITATALGADPLVTTIGWYAEPEVYSLTINGINRDGSPANAQLLVVGLDGQDTGLGPDGISLIDGKASLRVPPGRYEVSSVFLEFNTTEHGRDKFSVVVGPETNVTKDSAITLDARLGKSVKVAVANRADLTARTAAMNYVRTTAANVWAGGVGVEATGAPRDYYATPTAKVTTGTSEFSSGARLEVPPYSARANGQNVPVLDFYFGPRFTGTKTLEVVDAGSAKPEELTGVRGKLALIRSGVDDWNGVQVKAAQDAGAAAALLYNPDRPGLNGVGAWWATGDVDDVTLPAMRTSRAIAADLLAKGGPVRITGVAATPVLYDLAVPFANQVPANAVVKVHQHQLARIDEVFGSHVAGMETSETRHGTTPGIADFGGWLVPTFATPVPRTSYVLANQVRWSSMLVNGNGSLYGWEANSPSRIPRAGTRQLVRWNTPVANSGLPAGEDGISRVRLEEGGWLAVAISPFGHGPEQYTNPFGNEVAGTITVDRNGEQLASEADTAFLFVQAEEDAADYRIEFDARRENDLWKYSTEVKSTWTFRSFGGADERMPLVLADLDIPQADGLNQVRVGKPTTITLGLRHQEDSGATTGFTNPKLEISYDGQTWTALPLSKVGAGKFTTSVTHPAGQAGKAPSLRLEASDQAGSKLTQQITRAYALR; this is encoded by the coding sequence TTGCAGCCGAAATGGATCGTGCCCCTCGCGGGCCTCGCCTTATTCGTCGGATCAACTCCAACCCCTGCCAGCGCCGTTCCGGGTCAGCCGGCCGGTTCGAAGTCGTACAAGCTCACCCTGATCACCGGCGACCTGGTGCAGGTCACCACCCGGCCGGGTATGCCGGAGCGCATCACCTTCATCCCGACGGCCGGGAGTAGCTCCGACGCCGCCAGCATCACGCGATCGGGCGGCCACACGTTCGTCACCCCTGCGGCGGCGGTCAAGGATGTGGCCAGTGGCAAGCTCGACCGCACGCTGTTCGACGTCACCACCCTCATCGCCGAACAACGCGATGACGCGCACAGCAAGACGCTGCCCGTCATCATCCGGTACGCCGGTTCGCGCGCGAGCGCCGTCGGGCGGGCCAAGCAGGCGGCCATTCCCGGTGCCGCGAAGACGCGAGTGCTGACCAGCATCGGCGCGCGGGCCGCCTCCGTGCGTAAAACCACGACGTTCTGGGAGTCCGTCACCCCGGATGGGCGAGTGGCGAGCACGATCCAGCGGGTCTCGCTCGACCGAAGGGTGACGGCCAGCATCGACCAGAGCGTCGCGCAGATCGGTGCGCCCGCGGCCTGGCAGCGCGGCCTCACCGGCAAGGGCGTCAAGGTCGCCGTACTCGACACCGGCCTGGACGCCACCCACCCGGACCTCGCCGACCGGATCGTCGCCAGCCAGAACTTCTCCGAATCCGCGGACACGGTCGACCGGGTCGGCCACGGCACGCACGTCGCGAGTACGGTCGCGGGCACCGGCGCGGCCTCCAACGGCAAGTACCGCGGTGTCGCGCCCGACGCCGAACTGCTGAACGGCAAAGTCCTCGACGACGACGGCTTCGGCTCGTTCGCCGGGATCATCGCCGGCATGGAGTGGGCCGTGGCTCAAGGCGCCGACGTGGTCAACCTGAGCCTCGGCAGCCAGGAACCGAGCGACGGTACCGACGACCTCTCGCAGGCCGTCAACCGGCTCAGCACCGACACGTTGTTTGTCGTTGCTGCGGGCAACTGCTTCTTTCCTGCGCCGGGTTCCATCTCGTCGCCCGCCGCTGCCGATCAAGCGCTGGCCGTTGGCAACATGCAGCGCGATGGCGGGCTGAACCCCGGTTCCTGCCGTGGTCCGCGCAAGGGTGATCATGCCCTGAAGCCGGAGATCTCCGCGCCAGGCACCGGAATCGTCGCAGCCCGCGCCGCCGAGGGCACGATCGGCAATCCGGTTGACGAGCACTACACAACACTCAGCGGTACGTCGATGGCCACGCCGCACGTCGCCGGTACGGCCGCGTTGATCGCGCAGGCTCACCCTGATTGGAAGGCGGACAAGCTCCGCGCGCGACTGATCTCGACCGCCGATCCGCAGGACGGCAGCTCGGTCACGGAACAAGGCGCCGGGCGGGTTGACGCCGACCAGGCCAGCACGTCTGACGTCACGGTGGACGCCGGTGAGCTCGAACTCGGCGTACTCGCCTGGCCCTACCCGGCAAAGGATCTCGTCACCCGCGAGCTGACGTACACCAACCCGGGCGATGCGCCGATCACCCTGCAACTCGCCGTCTCGACCAATCCGGCCGCAGCAGCGCCCACACTGAGCGCCTCCCAAGTCGTCGTACCGGCAAAAGGCGAGGCCAAGGTGACCGTCACCGCGGATCGCGCGGCGAACGGTCCGGGCGAGGTCTCCGGCCGGATCACCGCAACGGCCCTGGGCGCCGATCCGCTGGTGACCACGATCGGCTGGTACGCCGAGCCCGAGGTCTACAGCCTCACCATCAACGGCATCAACCGCGATGGCAGTCCGGCGAACGCCCAGCTGCTGGTCGTCGGGCTCGACGGCCAGGACACCGGGCTTGGTCCGGACGGGATTTCGCTGATCGATGGCAAGGCGTCGCTCCGCGTTCCGCCGGGGCGGTATGAGGTGTCCTCGGTGTTCCTGGAGTTCAACACCACCGAGCACGGCCGCGACAAGTTCAGCGTCGTGGTCGGGCCTGAGACGAACGTGACCAAGGACAGCGCGATCACCCTCGACGCACGCCTCGGGAAATCGGTCAAGGTCGCCGTTGCCAACCGTGCGGACCTCACAGCTCGTACGGCGGCGATGAACTACGTGCGTACGACGGCGGCCAACGTGTGGGCGGGTGGTGTCGGCGTGGAAGCCACCGGTGCCCCGCGCGACTACTACGCCACTCCGACGGCCAAGGTGACCACTGGGACCAGTGAGTTCAGCAGTGGCGCCCGTCTGGAAGTACCGCCGTACAGCGCGCGTGCCAATGGGCAGAACGTGCCCGTGCTGGACTTCTACTTCGGCCCACGCTTCACCGGTACGAAGACTCTCGAGGTCGTTGACGCTGGTTCGGCCAAGCCCGAGGAGCTGACCGGGGTGCGCGGCAAGCTGGCGCTGATCCGCTCAGGTGTTGACGACTGGAACGGCGTACAGGTCAAGGCTGCTCAGGACGCAGGCGCCGCTGCGGCCCTGCTCTACAACCCGGATCGTCCGGGTCTGAACGGCGTCGGGGCGTGGTGGGCGACGGGTGATGTCGACGACGTGACCCTCCCGGCGATGCGTACGTCGCGCGCGATCGCGGCGGACCTGCTCGCGAAGGGCGGCCCGGTCCGGATCACCGGTGTCGCCGCGACTCCCGTGCTGTACGACCTGGCCGTGCCGTTCGCGAACCAGGTGCCGGCCAACGCTGTGGTCAAGGTCCATCAGCACCAGTTGGCGCGGATCGACGAGGTGTTCGGCAGCCACGTCGCCGGCATGGAAACGTCGGAGACCCGGCACGGAACAACGCCGGGTATCGCCGATTTCGGCGGCTGGCTGGTGCCGACGTTCGCGACGCCCGTGCCGCGGACGTCGTACGTGCTGGCCAACCAGGTCCGCTGGAGCAGCATGCTCGTCAACGGCAACGGCAGCCTCTACGGGTGGGAGGCGAACTCCCCGAGCCGGATTCCGCGCGCCGGGACCAGGCAGCTCGTCCGCTGGAACACCCCGGTCGCGAACAGTGGTCTGCCGGCCGGTGAAGACGGCATCTCCCGGGTCCGTCTGGAGGAGGGCGGCTGGCTCGCGGTGGCGATAAGCCCGTTCGGGCATGGGCCCGAGCAGTACACGAACCCGTTCGGCAACGAGGTCGCCGGCACGATCACGGTCGATCGGAACGGCGAGCAGCTCGCCTCGGAGGCTGACACGGCGTTCCTGTTCGTACAGGCGGAAGAGGATGCCGCCGACTACCGGATCGAGTTCGACGCACGCCGCGAGAACGACCTGTGGAAGTACTCGACCGAGGTGAAATCGACCTGGACGTTCCGGTCGTTCGGCGGCGCGGATGAGCGGATGCCGTTGGTGCTGGCCGATCTTGATATCCCGCAGGCGGACGGCCTCAACCAGGTGCGAGTGGGCAAGCCGACGACGATCACGCTGGGTCTGCGGCACCAGGAAGACTCGGGCGCTACCACTGGCTTCACCAACCCGAAGCTGGAGATCTCGTACGACGGCCAGACCTGGACCGCGCTGCCGCTTTCCAAGGTCGGCGCCGGCAAGTTCACCACCTCGGTGACGCATCCGGCCGGCCAAGCGGGCAAGGCGCCATCGCTGCGATTGGAGGCAAGCGATCAAGCCGGTAGCAAGCTGACGCAGCAGATCACCCGTGCCTACGCACTGAGGTAG
- a CDS encoding amidase, which produces MLDEVYPQLSAVAIGRGVATGELSAAEVIEAALRRIALVDDTVRAFREVWADEARATAREIDRRRSSLPLAGVPVALKGTEGTTSEQAQRLVAAGCVPVGLTSTPGPGTDWQTWGWTDRGPTLNPWDHELVPGGSSAGSAVAVATSMVPLATGSDGAGSIRIPAAWCGVLGLKLGNGRVPARDRAGLNAGGAFARHPEDLTAYFEAVVGPVPVVGKPLRVMWSEDLGFATTSPEVAAAARDELNRLVAKGVLEVVPGEVELADPASVWTSLREGGGDSRSLNDERLRRIFETVELIATPTTPNRAHGHDGPGETYSVALTWAFNLSGHPAISMPAGLLDGVPTALQLVAAHENEAALLMVVRN; this is translated from the coding sequence ATGCTCGACGAGGTCTACCCGCAGCTGAGCGCCGTGGCGATCGGCCGCGGGGTAGCCACCGGCGAACTGTCGGCCGCCGAGGTCATCGAGGCCGCGCTTCGGCGGATCGCCCTGGTCGACGACACCGTCCGCGCTTTTCGTGAAGTGTGGGCGGACGAGGCTCGGGCCACTGCCCGTGAGATCGACCGGCGCCGCTCCTCGCTTCCGCTGGCCGGCGTGCCGGTGGCGTTGAAGGGCACGGAGGGTACGACGTCGGAGCAGGCGCAACGGCTTGTGGCCGCCGGTTGCGTGCCGGTCGGACTCACCTCGACGCCCGGCCCGGGGACCGACTGGCAGACCTGGGGGTGGACCGATCGCGGCCCGACCCTGAATCCGTGGGACCACGAGCTTGTCCCGGGCGGCTCCTCGGCCGGGTCGGCCGTGGCGGTGGCGACCTCGATGGTCCCGCTGGCCACCGGCAGCGACGGCGCCGGGTCGATCCGGATCCCCGCGGCCTGGTGCGGCGTGCTCGGGCTCAAGCTCGGCAACGGTCGCGTGCCTGCCCGGGATCGCGCGGGGCTGAACGCCGGCGGCGCGTTCGCCCGGCACCCCGAGGACCTCACGGCGTACTTCGAGGCCGTGGTCGGGCCGGTTCCCGTTGTCGGGAAGCCATTGCGGGTGATGTGGTCGGAGGACCTGGGGTTCGCGACGACCTCGCCGGAGGTTGCCGCGGCGGCTCGCGACGAGCTGAATCGGCTGGTCGCGAAGGGTGTGCTGGAGGTGGTTCCCGGTGAGGTCGAGCTGGCGGATCCGGCATCGGTCTGGACCTCGCTACGAGAGGGCGGCGGGGATAGCAGAAGCCTCAATGACGAGAGGTTGCGACGGATCTTCGAGACCGTGGAGCTGATTGCGACGCCGACAACGCCCAACCGGGCGCACGGCCACGACGGTCCCGGCGAGACCTACAGCGTGGCACTGACGTGGGCATTCAACCTCAGCGGCCATCCCGCGATCAGCATGCCCGCGGGCCTCCTCGACGGCGTACCAACCGCTCTTCAACTGGTAGCAGCGCATGAGAACGAGGCAGCCCTGCTGATGGTCGTCCGCAACTGA
- a CDS encoding bifunctional 5,10-methylenetetrahydrofolate dehydrogenase/5,10-methenyltetrahydrofolate cyclohydrolase, translating into MTLPATRALSGGAVLKSVRADLAPHRAVIEPQNKRVSVIRFSAQETDPQLWQHRMEASRVSAEQKVKAFSHLGYQVDHEVLPGGTSAADFARLIDERSADPNTSAIIVQYPPPPHLAPMVQRMAPEKDIDGLLGERSQQQACATAEGIARVVRPFAQDNPSIAVIGGKGFVGSGVVRLLEQDGLRVTSLDAGDDLRQARNADIIVSATGNPHVLTNDVVQPHHRLVVDSGFMPQADGSIAGDVHPSAQNVPQYITPVPGGIGPVEMAVLMDRAVKMDSDPNHTPWTCQPVPYLDKGQVAAMESMPSATASASRGVDGRAADGSKPESMQHRAPTQTSASRDAQGPSV; encoded by the coding sequence ATGACACTGCCAGCCACCCGCGCATTGTCCGGAGGCGCCGTCCTGAAGTCGGTCCGCGCCGACCTAGCGCCGCACCGGGCCGTCATCGAGCCGCAGAACAAGAGGGTCTCGGTGATCCGCTTCTCCGCGCAGGAGACCGATCCCCAACTGTGGCAGCACCGGATGGAGGCCTCGCGGGTCTCGGCCGAGCAGAAGGTGAAGGCCTTCTCCCACCTCGGGTACCAGGTCGACCACGAGGTGCTGCCCGGCGGCACCAGCGCGGCGGACTTCGCCCGGCTGATCGACGAACGCAGTGCCGATCCCAATACGTCGGCGATCATCGTGCAGTATCCGCCGCCCCCGCACCTCGCGCCGATGGTGCAGCGGATGGCGCCGGAGAAGGACATCGACGGCCTGCTGGGCGAGCGCTCCCAGCAGCAGGCGTGCGCGACCGCCGAAGGCATCGCCCGCGTGGTCCGCCCGTTCGCCCAGGACAACCCGAGCATCGCCGTCATCGGCGGCAAGGGATTCGTCGGCAGCGGGGTCGTACGCCTGCTGGAGCAGGACGGCCTGCGGGTCACCAGCCTGGACGCGGGCGACGACCTGCGCCAGGCGCGCAACGCGGACATCATCGTCTCCGCCACCGGCAATCCGCACGTACTCACCAACGACGTGGTCCAGCCCCATCACCGGCTCGTGGTCGACTCGGGCTTCATGCCGCAGGCCGACGGCAGCATCGCCGGCGACGTCCACCCCTCGGCTCAGAACGTCCCGCAGTACATCACCCCGGTGCCCGGCGGCATCGGCCCGGTAGAGATGGCCGTACTGATGGACCGGGCCGTCAAGATGGACTCCGATCCCAACCACACTCCGTGGACCTGCCAGCCCGTTCCCTATCTGGACAAGGGGCAGGTGGCCGCGATGGAGAGTATGCCGTCGGCCACGGCCAGTGCCTCCCGAGGCGTCGACGGCCGCGCAGCCGATGGCAGCAAGCCGGAGAGCATGCAACACCGCGCGCCCACCCAGACCAGCGCGTCCCGGGACGCCCAGGGTCCGTCGGTCTGA